The genomic stretch TGTTCCTTAATATTTTTAAAAACTGTCAGTCCTTCCTCTCCATACATCAGTCTTAATAAGTCACGTTTTGTTTTACCAATCCCATGCTCTCCAGAAACGCTTCCCCCCAGCTTCACAGCAGCTTCTGCCCAGCTTTTCACTAGTGCTTTCCCTGCCTGCCAGCGCTGATGATCTTCGGGAAGAATATTTGTGTGAAGATGGTTATTACCGATATGACCAAATACAATAACTCTCCAACCCTGCTCTTCCGCCTGGCGATATAATTTTAAGATCTGGCCTAAACATCCTGCCGGCAGTGCAAGATCAGTACTGATCTTGCTGATGCGGGGATCATCTTTCCTGATCTTATCAAGTTCTTTATTGATAGCTTCGGGAACAGCATGACGGAATTCCTTAAAATGCTCTATACCTGCTTCCGTATCTATAAACCAGCAGTCAGTTTCTCCAGAACCAAATTCCTCTGCCCGGTCACCAGCAGTAAAAATAGCATTTTCCAGGATATCTGCATCATCACCCTCAAATTCATAGTAAATGGCAAATTTCCAGCTATCCTGCAATTCCGGAAGTGATTCCCATAATTGCCGATTGTCTCGCAGCAGTAATAAGGCATTATTATCAAAATATTCTATTGCTGATGCTCTATATTCCAACAACTTCAATACCTCACAAAAATCTATAACCGCTGGCTCATTATTAAAAAACTGCAAGACACCCCAGCAATGCGCAGGCCTGGGAATCAATTTGATCTCCAGTTCAGTAATCACAGCCAAAGTACCTTCTGCTCCTATATATATGTCAAAATCGCGAGAGTCACCTCCCAGATAGTAACCCGTAGCATTCTTTACTCCCTTTGCAGGCAATCTGATCTGCAAATCTGTAAGATTTAACTTGTTTTGTTGCTTTTGCATATCGATTGTTTTGAGCATTGAAATCCACTTACGCGTAGCTCCGTATTTATAACTTCTTGCTCCAGATGCATTACAAGACGCCATTCCTCCCAAAGAAGCACTGGTCTCAGTAGGGTCAGGAGGAAATATATATCGACGCGCTCGAGTAAACTCCTGCCAGACAGATTTTTCTTCAGCCGTCCAGCCAGATGTATCATATTGCCGGCTGTTTAGCACTTCCCGCAGCTCAGCAAGTTTCAACCCAGGCTCGCATCTCAGGTGATAATTTCCTTCAGCATCCTGCCGGATACCCTTGATCTTATTCATTTTTTCCAGATTAAGGATCATACCACTCTTAGGAACACTGCCTCCAGTTATCCCTGTTCTGCTGCCCTGGATCGTAAGAGCAAGTTCATGCTTACGGCAGTAGTTCACTGCCTCCTGAATATCAGCTTCTGATCTGGCAAAAACCAGATATTCTGCTTTTCCACTTAAGCGCGATTCATCATGCAGATATTCTGCCAGTTCACTCTTAGATTTTATTATTTCCATATCAGCTAAAAACCAGTAATATCCACCAGAAATGTCAACCAGTTCTTCTTGCAAACAGTATTTTCTTCGTAGAAGATAGCTATTTATAGAAATGATGATGACACGATATTCCCAACTAAGCAGGGGTTCTGTACTGAACTCAGGACAGGATTTCTGGCGACCGTATAATCCCGGCATTATCCCTGGATAAAGTCAATCTCTGTCGTCCAGGACTCCTGCCCCGGGTACGGTTCATCCCGATAATCGGGACTGACTTAGTTTGATAATTTTTATGGTCTGCAAAGTTTTTCCTTGCCTAAGATTACCTTTGTAAAAGTATTGTTATTAAGGGAAAATTACTTGTGTTCAGGGGGTAAAATGAGGAAAAGATTAGGAATTTTAGTCTGTTTACTGATGCTGTTTGTGAGTCTTCAAGCAGCAACAGAATATTATCTGGAAATTGACCTTTCGAGTAAACCGGATATCGAAAAATTATCTCGCATCATATCAATCCATAAATTCTCCGATGGTAAACTTCTTGCTTATGCCAATGAAAATGAACTTGCAAAATTAGCTGAGTCCGGCTACAATTACAGAATATTACCGCATCCTTCAGACGGATATATCGCAGAAATGGCAACAACCAAAGAACAGATGCGGGACTGGGATTATTATCCCACTTATGACGTATATCTTGATATTATGGATCAATTTGCCGAGGATTATCCGGATATTTGCGAAATCATATCCATTGGACAGAGTACCGAGGGTAGAGAATTGCTAGTGGCCCATATAGGAGATGATCTGGGCAGTAATGATAATGAGCCGGAATTTTACTATACGGCTCAGATACATGGAAATGAGCTGGTTACCAGTATTTTGATGCTGCACTTGATAGATGATATGCTGCAATCTTATGGGAGTGATCCCCGTATTAATAACATAATTGATGAGATAGATATTTATATCAATCCACTTGATAACCCGGATGGTTTATATGCAGGTGGTAATAATACTGTGACAGGAGCTACGCGCAGTAATGCCAACGGAGTTGATCTTAATCGTAATTTCCCTTGCTTTGAAGATGGACCTCATCCCGATGGCAATGAATATCAGGTGGAAACACTTTTGCAGATGGATTTCGCTGCTGAACATAATTTCGTGATGAGTGCAAATCTGCATAGCGGAGCTGAAGTTGTGAATTATCCCTGGGATACCTGGAGCACTCTGCATGCGGATGATGACTGGTGGCAAATGGTGAGTCACACCTATGCTGATGCCGCTCAGGCTGATTCTCCCGCAAGTTATTTTAATGGATTTAATGACGGTATCACTAATGGTTATCAATGGTACACTACAGCAGGTAATCATCAGGATTATATGAACTGGTATCATCACTGTCGCGAAGTCACCCTGGAGCTTAGTGATGTGCAGATGCTCAATGCTAACCAGTTATTAGATCATTATGACTGGAACAGGGAATCTCTCCTGCGCTATATGGAAGAGTGTTTATTTGGTATCAGGGGAATTGTGAATAATGCTGGCTGTTTGCCACAATTATCTATGGTCACAATTCTTGATCATGATATGGATCACAGTGAAGTTTATACTGACCCGATAAGTGAAAATTACCATAGACCTATTTTTGCTGGGACTTATGATATGCAGTTTTCTTCCTGGGGGTTCACCAGCCAGATAGTTACTGATGTATCTGTAGCAACAGATGACGTCGTGGAAATGTCAGCAACTCTGGAACTGGCTGAATTATGTTCCATAAATGGAACCGTGCTGGATGAATCATCAGGGCTGCCCATATTCGGAGCCTGGGTGGAACTTCCGGACACTCCTCTGGAAGAAGTGATGACTGGCAGCGATGGCAGTTTCTCCATCAGTGATATTCCCGTAGGAGACTATGTGATAGATGTTTATGCCTCAGGTTATATTTCAGATGCCTATAATGTCACGCTGGAAGCAGGAGCAAATGATCTGGAATTTGTTCTGGTACCCTCTGAGGCGATCAGTTTTGAATCCGGTGACCTGCCCACTCAATACGATTTCAGTTTCAGTGGGAATGCTAACTGGTTTGTAGCAGATGATAATGCTCATAATGGATTATTTTCTGTTCGCAGTGGTGATATTGATGATCGGGAAGTTACCAGATTGCATCTTGAAGTGGAGCTCGTAGAAGATGGTTCAGTGTCTTTCTGGAAAAAAGTATCATCCGAGCAAAATTATGATTTTCTGCGTTTCTATATTGATAATGCTCTGCAAAATAGCTGGAGCGGTTCCTCTGACTGGTCAAACCATAGTTATAACCTCACATCCGGTGAACACTCCTTTACCTGGGAATATGATAAAGATACTTCTGTATCCAACGGCTCAGATTGCGGCTGGATAGATGATATATTGATTGAAGGTTTGCCTGAAGTAGCAATCGTGTATGGTGATGTGGATGATAATGGTGAGATAGGAGCTTATGATGCTTCTCTGGTGCAACGCTACTTTGTGGAAATGAATCCGGGACCTTCTGCTCCTCTGCCTTGGGCTTACTGGCGCATGCTTAGAGCTGATGTGGATGCAAATGGCAGTATTGAAGCTTATGACGCATCTTTGATCCTGCAATATTATGTGGGAATTATCGATCATTTCCCGGTAGAAGATTAAATAGATAGCTGTTTTTGGGCAAAAAAATACGCGGCAGGAAAAATGGTGATAAAACCTGCCGCAAATTAAACCAGAATCTGACTTTTATATAAACACTTTCTGTTCCATTCAGAATTTATTTTTTGCTGATCAGCTATATCCGCTTATAAATAGAGATTATAGAGCAGTAATATTTTTTTAAGACGAATAGAAATTTTGTGATTGAGCGCTATTTCATCATATTATGCTCGATATCGCACGTTGATTATCGCACATTTTTTCCCCGGGATCTGAAGCTTATGACGCATCTTTGATTCTGCAATATTATGTGGGAATTATAGATCATTTTCCGGTAGAAGATTAAATAGATAGCTGTTTTTGGGCAAAAAAATATGCGGCAGGAAAAATGGTGAAAAAACCTACCGCAAATTAAACCAGAATCTGACTTATATATAAACACTTTCTGTTCCATTCGGAATTTATTTTTCTCTGATCAGCTATATCCGCTTATAAATAGTGAATATAGAGCAGTAATATTTTTTTCAGACGATTAGAAATTTTGTGACTGAGCGCTATTTCATCATATTATGCTCGATATCGCACGTTGATTATCGCACAAAATATTTTAGTGATCATAATCATGATCTAAGTGTAATTATGTGATGTTATCCGATAAATATAATCCTGATAGTAATTTAAAGAAATAAAAAAGCGGAAGGAAAATGATGGGAACCCTCCGCTTTCATATCGTAAGAAGTTAACAACTATCTATCATACAATTATTGTACCATATGAAAATATAAATTCTGAATATTTAAAAAAAATAATATTTAAATTTCGTCAGTGTAAGGATATGGAGAAACGAGAAAAATCACACCCCTGATCTCAATGATAGCGTTGTAAAGTGCAAAGGTTTTCACCTCTTCTTCAACGCGATAATCTACTTCAATGCG from Candidatus Stygibacter australis encodes the following:
- a CDS encoding FAD-binding oxidoreductase; the encoded protein is MPGLYGRQKSCPEFSTEPLLSWEYRVIIISINSYLLRRKYCLQEELVDISGGYYWFLADMEIIKSKSELAEYLHDESRLSGKAEYLVFARSEADIQEAVNYCRKHELALTIQGSRTGITGGSVPKSGMILNLEKMNKIKGIRQDAEGNYHLRCEPGLKLAELREVLNSRQYDTSGWTAEEKSVWQEFTRARRYIFPPDPTETSASLGGMASCNASGARSYKYGATRKWISMLKTIDMQKQQNKLNLTDLQIRLPAKGVKNATGYYLGGDSRDFDIYIGAEGTLAVITELEIKLIPRPAHCWGVLQFFNNEPAVIDFCEVLKLLEYRASAIEYFDNNALLLLRDNRQLWESLPELQDSWKFAIYYEFEGDDADILENAIFTAGDRAEEFGSGETDCWFIDTEAGIEHFKEFRHAVPEAINKELDKIRKDDPRISKISTDLALPAGCLGQILKLYRQAEEQGWRVIVFGHIGNNHLHTNILPEDHQRWQAGKALVKSWAEAAVKLGGSVSGEHGIGKTKRDLLRLMYGEEGLTVFKNIKEHFDPRWMLNRGNIIEWKQIPGD
- a CDS encoding M14 family zinc carboxypeptidase; protein product: MRKRLGILVCLLMLFVSLQAATEYYLEIDLSSKPDIEKLSRIISIHKFSDGKLLAYANENELAKLAESGYNYRILPHPSDGYIAEMATTKEQMRDWDYYPTYDVYLDIMDQFAEDYPDICEIISIGQSTEGRELLVAHIGDDLGSNDNEPEFYYTAQIHGNELVTSILMLHLIDDMLQSYGSDPRINNIIDEIDIYINPLDNPDGLYAGGNNTVTGATRSNANGVDLNRNFPCFEDGPHPDGNEYQVETLLQMDFAAEHNFVMSANLHSGAEVVNYPWDTWSTLHADDDWWQMVSHTYADAAQADSPASYFNGFNDGITNGYQWYTTAGNHQDYMNWYHHCREVTLELSDVQMLNANQLLDHYDWNRESLLRYMEECLFGIRGIVNNAGCLPQLSMVTILDHDMDHSEVYTDPISENYHRPIFAGTYDMQFSSWGFTSQIVTDVSVATDDVVEMSATLELAELCSINGTVLDESSGLPIFGAWVELPDTPLEEVMTGSDGSFSISDIPVGDYVIDVYASGYISDAYNVTLEAGANDLEFVLVPSEAISFESGDLPTQYDFSFSGNANWFVADDNAHNGLFSVRSGDIDDREVTRLHLEVELVEDGSVSFWKKVSSEQNYDFLRFYIDNALQNSWSGSSDWSNHSYNLTSGEHSFTWEYDKDTSVSNGSDCGWIDDILIEGLPEVAIVYGDVDDNGEIGAYDASLVQRYFVEMNPGPSAPLPWAYWRMLRADVDANGSIEAYDASLILQYYVGIIDHFPVED